A stretch of Aedes aegypti strain LVP_AGWG chromosome 2, AaegL5.0 Primary Assembly, whole genome shotgun sequence DNA encodes these proteins:
- the LOC5566107 gene encoding venom carboxylesterase-6 produces MLFLRISSLLIIYTVTSVLSEVSQPKVCIDNGCILGKYYTSQKGNEYEAFLGVPYAKPPVGELRFKNPQPVEPWTADYDASFERSKCVQKNDLWIDQKVEGDEDCLYINLYKPKQAKREKLAVMVYIHGGGYFSGSASKGEFGPDRFMDTEEVILIVMQYRLGVFGFLSTGDHAATGNFGLKDQNAVLRWVRQNIDRFGGDPELVTLFGQSAGGASVQMQMMSPLSKGLFARAWSLSGSALGFWTKPNENPLKFAREQTLAVGIESAADMTSEELVEALRQVDAKVLGQSIDKLKFWHVFPLTPYRPVVEQFVDEETFISGDQRDLWTRGEYLQVPWVTSFVPNEGAFASLALIVNQTLLDRLNENAGSYLTRLLGCPDNEKSKQLLKERFFSDGSEDSWITQANAHKIQDIMSEAFITFPIAQGVQQHIALDNPSKARIDVRYFNFAGRYSHSKYFAKDDGKFGVCHSDDLIYLFRAAGLFSDFELDSEEYAMAEKLVEDYVRFAYDGLKTNNCQDSSCSILEYSNSKDSEKPYKLNDIEGFDEAMIKFWTEFYTC; encoded by the exons ATGCTGTTTCTCAGAATTTCGTCCCTGCTAATCATCTATACTGTGACTAGTGTTCTTTCGGAAGTATCCCAACCAAAAGTTTGTATCGACAATGGTTGCATTCTGGGAAAGTATTACACCAGCCAAAAAGGCAACGAATACGAAGCGTTTCTGGGCGTTCCATATGCCAAGCCGCCCGTAGGGGAACTCAGATTCAAAAACCCTCAACCTGTTGAGCCGTGGACCGCAGACTACGACGCCTCGTTCGAACGGAGCAAATGTGTTCAGAAGAATGATCTCTGGATCGATCAGAAGGTTGAAGGCGATGAGGACTGCTTGTACATCAATCTGTACAAACCGAAACAAGCTAAACGCGAGAAACTTGCTGTGATGGTCTACATTCATGGTGGAGGGTATTTCTCTGGATCAGCGTCGAAAGGTGAGTTCGGACCGGACAGGTTCATGGATACCGAAGAGGTTATCCTGATCGTGATGCAATATCGATTGGGAGTTTTTGGGTTCTTGTCGACTGGGGACCACGCAGCTACGGGTAATTTTGGACTGAAGGATCAAAACGCGGTATTGCGATGGGTTAGGCAGAACATCGATCGATTTGGTGGCGATCCAGAGCTGGTGACCTTATTTGGGCAGAGCGCCGGCGGAGCTTCCGTACAGATGCAGATGATGAGCCCGCTGAGTAAGGGATTGTTTGCACGGGCTTGGAGTTTAAGTGGCAGCGCGCTAGGATTCTGGACAAAGCCGAATGAGAATCCTTTGAAATTTGCTAGGGAGCAAACTTTGGCCGTTGGAATCGAGTCAGCAGCGGATATGACTTCGGAAGAACTGGTAGAAGCGCTGCGACAAGTGGATGCCAAAGTTCTTGGTCAGAGTATCGACAAGTTGAAGTTCTGGCATGTTTTCCCATTGACTCCGTACAGGCCTGTAGTAGAACAATTCGTAGATGAAGAAACTTTTATCAGCGGGGATCAACGGGATCTGTGGACTAGGGGCGAGTATCTACAAGTACCCTGGGTCACTTCGTTTGTTCCCAATGAAGGTGCGTTTGCATCGCTAGCTCTGATTGTCAACCAAACTCTGCTGGATCGGTTGAACGAAAATGCAGGATCGTATCTAACTAGACTTCTTGGCTGCCCGGACAATGAAAAATCTAAGCAGCTGTTGAAGGAACGGTTCTTTTCAGACGGAAGTGAGGACAGCTGGATTACGCAAGCTAACGCCCATAAAATCCAGGAT ATCATGAGCGAAGCGTTCATCACATTCCCAATAGCACAGGGAGTGCAACAGCATATCGCCCTAGACAATCCATCAAAAGCGAGGATCGATGTGCGATACTTCAACTTTGCAGGACGCTATTCGCATTCCAAATACTTCGCAAAGGACGACGGAAAATTTGGAGTTTGTCATTCGGACGATCTAATCTATCTGTTCAGAGCAGCTGGGCTTTTCTCCGACTTTGAATTGGATTCCGAGGAATATGCAATGGCGGAAAAGTTGGTAGAGGATTACGTTCGTTTCGCTTACGACGG GTTGAAGACGAACAACTGTCAAGATAGCTCTTGCTCTATATTGGAATACAGCAATTCAAAAGATTCGGAAAAACCGTACAAACTCAACGACATTGAGGGATTCGACGAGGCAATGATAAAGTTCTGGACTGAGTTTTACACTTGCTAG